From a region of the Besnoitia besnoiti strain Bb-Ger1 chromosome I, whole genome shotgun sequence genome:
- a CDS encoding hypothetical protein (encoded by transcript BESB_002980), giving the protein MNEFMKCWVKAVGYGSLMGFLAATAVSRRTTALVTRLMSFAIGSTVGYSNLFPVYQRQQWENLMKQPNSELGRAARSLVSQLRIDAERGAVSSHSFWVQTADRTPDISASDPAAARKAASTHVGKEFEPSSAPPGGSGKPSEADRSPAVQGQNRHARQASQHDPETRVENGSEAHIAPIEGDCGDACEAPNEWRMPDGVEAWQPVNVPQQATDKKDSEAQPTSAPSLKAHVFTYRTWDEVRREAVQGPRRSSTWDELRAGRRVQPSSTTSSSATDQRL; this is encoded by the exons ATGAATGAATTCATGAAATGTTGGGTAAAAGCAGTTGGATATGGCAGTCTCATGGGTTTTTTGGCTGCGaccgctgtctctcggcgtACGACTGCTTTG GTAACACGGCTGATGAGCTTTGCTATCGGCTCAACAGTTGGTTACTCGAATCTCTTTCCAGTATACCAACGACAACAGTGGGAAAACCTAATGAAGCAACCGAATTCGGAGCTTGGGCGTGCTGCAAGGTCACTCGTTTCGCAATTGCGAATCGACGCGGAACGCGGCGCAGTCTCTTCACACTCTTTTTGGGTTCAGACAGCAGACCGCACCCCCGATATTTCGGCCAGTGATCCGGCAGCAGCTCGCAAAGCAGCATCGACCCATGTGGGGAAAGAATTCGAACCaagctctgcgcctcctggtGGCTCAGGGAAGCCGTCGGAGGCTGACCGAAGCCCTGCTGTTCAGGGGCAAAACCGCCATGCCAGGCAAGCATCTCAGCACGATCCTGAAACGCGCGTGGAGAATGGGTCAGAGGCTCACATTGCTCCTATTGAAGGGGACTGTGGTGATGCGTGTGAAGCGCCAAACGAGTGGCGCATGCCCGACGGCGTGGAGGCTTGGCAACCCGTCAACGTCCCGCAGCAAGCGACAGACAAAAAGGACTC AGAGGCACAACCAACTTCGGCCCCGTCACTGAAAG CACACGTCTTTACTTATCGAACATGGGACGAAGTTCGGCGTGAAGCGGTACAGGGTCCGCGTCGGTCTAGCACCTGGGATGAGCTGCGGGCTGGCCGCCGAGTTCAGCCGTCGTCGACGACTTCTTCGTCCGCGACGGATCAGCGGTTGTAG